The Vicia villosa cultivar HV-30 ecotype Madison, WI unplaced genomic scaffold, Vvil1.0 ctg.002557F_1_1, whole genome shotgun sequence genome includes a region encoding these proteins:
- the LOC131639213 gene encoding uncharacterized protein LOC131639213 isoform X2: protein MSLREGTLPLTDHLKERSGLFQTNRPHTVCVNDGKSNNHSVKDVGNSTYAEDMGAKENSVSLILEDGNKSSKEDLPNKKRLSSKRNRVYSADEHLTSCFNEKQACINERDELLSKKRIKRSALTNFDSKKEKQVSRLEKEVSENSTENVLISENVGHQTKKKNRKALSDGSLEASHNRCFASNLCLSSGQNEAFHAESDIAFKATLTPQQKTSGGKPLSEHEPDLQLKDLNCSQQTASSVKAQDDTDNGCGIEIPGDTVAYQGEKINLVMKKHKKRSLDTKCSEGGQLLVCEAVTGPLLVPESCIGMTTNIYPQHTSGVDPCHKFIDETNDTVDVEPIRTYDGNANKIQHMTNQSQTQQQEPNVASSNASRKPVASDKAVVDTVNDCGAELSNDSDEHHNEKIDLGAKKDEFVNSQHTFGQDLPAMTESTRQNLCMKCNKTGQLLVCKTTTCSLTVHKNCLGASAQLDAKGNFFCPFCAYSNTISEYLEAKKIASLARKELAIFITKGIRKEAVERVHKSGRQECTFSRKSYKCEHTPLTVNEENREDHAGEHANKVGNFPFERSQQQVPILAVHSSSFREKENVKNGLAGDVREEDDCEMLNAKSLTDERVEDREMETDHVGGHGNEKISCKKLKIVCANESNEEVLQNMAEHSMDGTVEPVWAHNTVKDELSKDESKKRIISRYSMRFRMHEVQNKIKESPQIRRKKIPWTVEEEELIQEGVQKFGSRDSKLPWKKILAFGSHLFEKNDRLRTPQDLKDKWKNMCKAHSKLK from the exons ATGTCACTTAGAGAAG GTACACTGCCACTTACTGATCACTTAAAAGAGAGGAGTGGATTATTCCAAACGAATCGGCCTCATACAGTATGTGTGAATGATGGTAAAAGCAATAATCATTCAGTGAAGGATGTTGGGAACTCCACTTATGCAGAAGACATGGGAGCAAAAGAAAACTCAGTGTCCTTAATATTAGAGGATGGCAACAAATCTTCGAAAGAAGATTTACCTAATAAAAAACGTTTGTCCTCTAAGAGGAATAGGGTTTACTCGGCTGATGAGCATTTAACAAGTTGCTTTAATGAAAAGCAGGCTTGTATAAATGAACGTGATGAACTCTTAAGTAAAAAAAGGATTAAACGTAGTGCATTGACAAATTTTGATTCCAAGAAAGAAAAGCAAGTTTCTCGTCTTGAAAAGGAAGTGTCAGAAAACTCGACTGAAAATGTTCTAATTTCTGAGAATGTAGGGCatcaaaccaaaaagaaaaacaGGAAAGCTCTGAGTGATGGATCCTTAGAGGCTAGTCATAATAGGTGCTTTGCTTCAAATTTGTGTCTGTCAAGTGGTCAAAATGAAGCCTTTCATGCTGAATCAGATATTGCCTTTAAGGCAACTTTGACGCCTCAGCAGAAAACTTCTGGAGGTAAACCCCTGTCTGAACATGAACCAGATTTGCAACTTAAAGATTTAAATTGTTCCCAGCAGACTGCTAGTAGTGTTAAAGCTCAAGATGATACTGATAATGGCTGTGGGATAGAGATACCAGGTGATACAGTTGCGTACCAAGGTGAAAAGATTAATCTCGTAATGAAAAAGCACAAAAAGAGAAGTCTTGATACAAAGTGTAGCGAAGGTGGTCAATTACTGGTCTGTGAAGCGGTTACTGGCCCATTATTGGTTCCTGAAAGTTGTATTGGTATGACGACCAACATTTATCCTCAGCATACATCTGGAGTTGATCCTTGCCATAAATTTATAGATGAAACTAATGATACTGTAGATGTTGAACCCATTCGAACATATGATGGTAATGCAAATAAAATTCAGCATATGACTAATCAATCTCAAACCCAGCAGCAGGAGCCAAATGTTGCATCTTCAAATGCCTCTCGGAAGCCAGTTGCTAGTGACAAAGCTGTAGTTGATACTGTCAATGATTGTGGAGCAGAGTTATCAAATGATAGTGATGAGCATCACAACGAAAAGATTGATCTTGGAGCCAAAAAAGATGAATTCGTGAACTCCCAGCACACTTTTGGTCAAGATTTGCCAGCAATGACTGAATCGACCAGACAAAATCTTTGCATGAAGTGCAATAAAACTGGACAATTATTGGTTTGTAAAACTACCACTTGTTCTTTGACGGTGCATAAAAACTGCCTGGGTGCATCTGCTCAGTTGGATGCTAAGGGAAACTTTTTCTGCCCATTTTGTGCTTATTCTAACACTATTTCAGAATATCTTGAAGCCAAGAAAATAGCTTCATTGGCAAGGAAAGAATTAGCTATCTTCATTACTAAGGGTATAAGAAAAGAAGCTGTAGAACGTGTTCATAAATCAGGTAGACAAGAATGTACATTTTCAAGGAAGAGTTATAAGTGCGAGCATACTCCGTTAACAGTGAATGAAGAAAATAGAGAAGATCATGCTGGTGAGCATGCAAATAAAGTTGGTAATTTTCCTTTTGAAAGAAGTCAGCAACAAGTTCCTATTTTAGCAGTTCACTCGTCATCCTTCAGAGAAAAGGAAAATGTAAAAAATGGGTTAGCAGGTGATGTAAGAGAAGAGGATGACTGTGAAATGCTGAATGCAAAGAGCTTAACTGATGAAAGAGTTGAAGACAGAGAAATGGAAACTGATCATGTAGGTGGACATGGCAATGAAAAGATTTCTTGTAAGAAGCTAAAGATTGTGTGTGCTAATGAAAGTAATGAAGAAGTTCTACAGAATATGGCAGAGCACAGTATGGATGGAACAGTAGAGCCAGTTTGGGCTCACAATACTGTAAAGGATGAACTTTCTAAAGATGAATCCAAGAAGCGTATTATTTCTAGATACTCCATGAGATTTCGTATGCATGAAGTTCAGAA CAAAATCAAAGAAAGCCCTCAGATAAGACGGAAAAAAATCCCATGGACAGTTGAGGAGGAAGAGCTGATACAG GAAGGGGTCCAGAAGTTTGGCTCCCGCGACTCAAAACTACCATGGAAGAAAATTTTGGCATTCGGTTCTCACTTGTTTGAGAAGAATGACAGACTTCGTACTCCACAAGATTTAAAGGATAAATGGAAAAACATGTGCAAAGCACActcaaaattgaaataa